From the genome of Desertifilum tharense IPPAS B-1220:
CTTTGGCGGGGTGGCGGTTCCAGTCTACGATCTGGGGACTGGCTTGCAGATGCAGAAAACACACCGGGAAGCGATCGCGCGGTAAGGTTTTGGCAAAGGCGCTTAAAATCGCCCGTTCGAGGTCTGGAATTTGCACTAACCGCCCATTGACTGCGACTTTTACCCAGTCCGCTTTACCCCGATGGCAGCGATCGGGTAAACCCAAGGTAAGACCGATCTGATGAGTGCAAGGCTGCAAATCTTCGCTTTCGAGTTCAACGGCTAAAGTTGAGTAATGCAGATCGCCAAAACGCAGATTCCGAATAATTTGGGGCAGAATTTGTTGGGGAGTGCGCCCTGGACTCAGAGCAAACCAAGCGCGATTATCTAAATTAACCTGCCAGTTAATTTGGGGATGGCACAGGGCAATTTGATAGATTTGATTTTGAATCGCTTTTAACTGTTGTCCTGGCGATGGCAGTCCTTGACGGCGCGAGATCCAATGACCAAAAAGGTTAGACACTGCGACCACTGTACCGGGCGCGATCGCCACCGTTTCCGTTTCTACTACGTCCCCAAGGGCATTGTAAACCACGCGATTGCCCTCGTCGGCAGTCTTTGCCCGACTATGAATCTCTAAATCTGCCAATTGCGCCAAACTGTGCAACGCTTCCCCGCGAAATCCCAAACTAGTAATTTTCCAAAGGTCTTCCCGGTGAAAAATCTTGCTGGTACTATGCGCCATCGCCGCCTTTTCTAAGTCTTCCAGACTCATCCCGCAGCCGTTGTCTGCTACTCGCACGCGCCAGTGTTCCGGCCACAAATCGATAACGATCCGAGTCGCCTCTGCATCAATACTATTTTCGACGAGTTCTCGCACCACCGACGCCAGGGAATCAATCACCTCGCCAGCGGCGATCAAATGAACAACT
Proteins encoded in this window:
- the mutL gene encoding DNA mismatch repair endonuclease MutL → MSIQSLPAEVVHLIAAGEVIDSLASVVRELVENSIDAEATRIVIDLWPEHWRVRVADNGCGMSLEDLEKAAMAHSTSKIFHREDLWKITSLGFRGEALHSLAQLADLEIHSRAKTADEGNRVVYNALGDVVETETVAIAPGTVVAVSNLFGHWISRRQGLPSPGQQLKAIQNQIYQIALCHPQINWQVNLDNRAWFALSPGRTPQQILPQIIRNLRFGDLHYSTLAVELESEDLQPCTHQIGLTLGLPDRCHRGKADWVKVAVNGRLVQIPDLERAILSAFAKTLPRDRFPVCFLHLQASPQIVDWNRHPAKAEIYLHQGEWWQEQVKNAIAQALRLNPENLSLAMHQERVTALLKVAEAKNTYRVIPCETSQPIVQSTVIDLSAIAQVRNTYILAEHPGGMWLVEQHIAHERILYEQLCDRWQLVPLETPIILRQLKPAQLEQLQRLQIECEPFGEQLWAIRSAPELLHQRPDCADAIVELSLGGDLQAAQVATACRSAIRNGTPLTLPQMQSLLDEWQRTRNPRTCPHGRPIYLSLEETSLARFFRRHWVIGKSHGI